GTGTTGCTCGCAGACACCCGCAGGACGATGGACGACGAACCACGAACGAACACCGAAGAGCAGTGATCACTCCGAGCCAGTAGCGAGCGGGCCACCTTCTCGCTTCCATTCGGTGAGACTCCCTTCGTAAAACGCGAGCTGCTCGTATCCCAGATGACGGAGCACCGTGTACGTGTGGCTGATGCGCCGGGCGGTGTTGCAGTACAACACGACGGATCGGTCAGGGGTGATGTCTCGCGTTCGAAGCGTCGATCGGATCTCCGTTTCGGGCTGTACTCCCCGCCCCGTTTCGTCGACGAGATCCATCCAGTCAAGCCGGACCGCTCCGGGGATGTGACCCGCTTCGAACTCCGATCGCTCTCGCGTGTCGATGAGTACCGCGTCGGGATCATCCATCGCCTGCTCGACGGTTTCCAATCCCACGAGTGGTCCCGTCTCAACGAACGACCCCTCATACTCCGTTGGTGTCGTGTCGGGGGTGTCGTTGCTTACCGGGTGCTGGCGGCTCCACGCGCTGTAATCACCGTTCAACAGATGCAACCGATCGCGCGGATGGCCGTACAGCTCACACGTGACCAGAAACCGTGCGGCGAACACGCCGTGCATGTCGTCGTACGCGACGATCCGATCGGTCGCTTCGATCCCAACCTCGCTTAGGAGCGACGAAAACGCGTCCGCGCCCGGGAGCATTCCGGTTTCACCCGCGTC
The sequence above is drawn from the Halocatena salina genome and encodes:
- a CDS encoding sulfurtransferase, producing the protein MDMDTLVESDRVAARLDNQERQSGAKTVNEESALRIVDVRDAWEYDGIGHLPHAVNVPFDSFRSEDAGETGMLPGADAFSSLLSEVGIEATDRIVAYDDMHGVFAARFLVTCELYGHPRDRLHLLNGDYSAWSRQHPVSNDTPDTTPTEYEGSFVETGPLVGLETVEQAMDDPDAVLIDTRERSEFEAGHIPGAVRLDWMDLVDETGRGVQPETEIRSTLRTRDITPDRSVVLYCNTARRISHTYTVLRHLGYEQLAFYEGSLTEWKREGGPLATGSE